The Bradysia coprophila strain Holo2 unplaced genomic scaffold, BU_Bcop_v1 contig_151, whole genome shotgun sequence genome contains a region encoding:
- the LOC119074563 gene encoding potassium voltage-gated channel protein eag isoform X1 → MPGGRRGLVAPQNTFLENIIRRSNSQPDSSFLLANAQIVDFPIVYCNESFCKISGYNRAEVMQKSSRCGFMYGELTDKETVSRLEYSLENQQQDQFEVLLYKKNKTPLWLLLQVAPIRNERDLVVLFLLTFRDITALKQPIDTEDTKGGLSKFAKLARSVTRSRQFSAHLPTLKDPTKQSNLATMMSLSADIMPQYRQEAPKTPPHILLHYCAFKAIWDWVILCLTFYTAIMVPYNVAFKNKTSEDVQLLVVDSIVDVIFFIDIVLNFHTTFVGAGGEVVSDPKVIRVNYLKSWFIIDLLSCLPYDVFNAFDHDDDGIGSLFSALKVVRLLRLGRVVRKLDRYLEYGAAMLILLLCFYMLVAHWLACIWYSIGRSDADNGFQVSWLWKLANLTQTPYGYVKHNETTEYTELTYGPSRSTMYITALYFTMTCMTSVGFGNVAAETDNERVFTICMMIIAALLYATIFGHVTTIIQQMTSATAKYHDMLNNVREFMKLHEVPKALSERVMDYVVSTWAMTKGLDTEKVVLNYCPKDMKADICVHLNRKVFNEHPAFRLASDGCLRALAMEFIMSHSAPGDLLYHTGESIDSLCFIVTGSLEVIQDDEVVAILGKGDVFGDQFWKDSAVGQSAANVRALTYCDLHAIKRDKLLEVLDFYQAFANSFARNLVLTYNLRHRLIFRKVADVKREKELAERRKNEPQLAANQDHLVRKIFSKFRRNPPTGPREGQTQSDVEKGDNEPERGKLPAKLTLTEDTRIMSSVPSPSPSPSPSSGPPSARSTRASKWGRLLGSSSVDSASDTSTKVAVSRSLSARESLRESAQGRQGSTSSSNGGQGNKVFPKAAKLSPGPASLARQDTIDESGEGDQLSATGVLPREGRQSLQIDRPPLERQPTERDRLLDPASIQRERERIERNLSMERERQIEMASSRATTSDTYDTGLREQPITLAQRDLIATVLDMKVDVRLEMQRMSQRMGRVEDLLSELIKRVSMDSSGQSTPADETIQNITTAVTTPTSSVSQTTPTATATAAVAGTSSGGNGLGPILLRKRRSKSRKAPAPPKTSPEQTRLLEADLPSTSTARKREFL, encoded by the exons AAACTCCATTATGGCTCCTGCTTCAGGTGGCACCAATCCGAAACGAACGAGACTTAGTTGTGTTATTTCTATTAACATTTCGTGATATTACCGCACTTAAGCAACCAATTGACACTGAGGACACTAAAGGAG GATtatcaaaatttgcaaaacttGCCCGATCCGTCACACGTAGTCGTCAATTTAGCGCTCACCTACCTACACTGAAAGATCCAACCAAACAATCCAATTTAGCAACG ATGATGTCCTTAAGTGCCGACATTATGCCACAATATCGACAAGAAGCACCAAAAACTCCCCCACACATTCTTCTGCATTACTGTGCATTTAAAGCAATTTGGGATTGGGTGATATTATGCTTAACTTTTTATACTGCTATTATG GTACCATATAATGTAGCTTTTAAGAATAAGACCTCAGAAGATGTTCAATTACTCGTAGTTGACTCTATCGTAGatgtaatatttttcatagatATTG tattaaattttcacacaaCTTTTGTTGGTGCGGGCGGTGAAGTGGTGAGTGACCCGAAAGTAATTCGTGTCAACTATCTAAAATCCTGGTTTATTATTGATTTGCTCAGCTGTTTGCCTTACGATGTTTTCAATGCTTTCGACCACGACGACGAT GGAATTGGTTCATTATTCAGTGCACTTAAAGTAGTACGATTACTAAGACTTGGACGTGTCGTTCGTAAATTGGATCGATACTTAGAATATGGTGCTGCTATGTTAATTCTATTACTTTGTTTTTATATGCTTGTTGCTCATTGGCTGGCATGCATTTGGTATTCGATCGGTCGCAGTGATGCTGATAatgga TTCCAAGTCAGTTGGTTGTGGAAATTGGCTAATCTTACACAAACACCGTACGGCTATGTGAAGCATAATGAAACAACTGAATATACAGAACTTACATACGGGCCGTCTAGATCAACAATGTACATTACGGCGCTGTATTTCACCATGACATGCATGACTTCC GTTGGATTCGGAAATGTTGCTGCCGAAACCGACAATGAGAGAGTATTCACCATTTGCATGATGATTATTGCAG CCCTCCTCTACGCCACCATTTTCGGTCACGTTACCACCATCATCCAACAAATGACCTCAGCCACTGCCAAATATCATGATATGTTGAACAATGTCCGTGAGTTTATGAAATTGCATGAAGTGCCAAAAGCCCTCAGCGAGCGTGTAATGGATTATGTGGTCAGTACATGGGCTATGACAAAGGGCTTGGATACGGAAAAGGTG GTACTAAATTATTGTCCAAAAGATATGAAAGCAGACATCTGTGTTCATTTGAATCGTAAAGTGTTTAACGAGCATCCAGCTTTTCGTTTAGCTTCCGATGGTTGCCTACGTGCATTGGCAATGGAATTTATTATGTCTCATTCGGCGCCAGGTGATTTACTCTATCACACCGGCGAAAGTATAGACAGTTTGTGTTTTATTGTTACGGGAAGTTTAGAAGTAATTCAGGACGATGAAGTGGTTGCGATACTAG GTAAGGGAGACGTTTTCGGAGACCAATTTTGGAAAGATTCGGCTGTGGGTCAAAGCGCCGCTAATGTTAGAGCATTAACTTATTGTGATCTGCACGCTATAAAACGTGACAAATTACTCGaagttttagatttttatcAGGCTTTTGCTAATAGCTTCGCTAGGAATTTAGTCCTGACGTATAATCTCAGGCATCGccttatttttcgaaaagtagCTGATGTTAAACGAGAGAAAGAATTAGctgaacgaagaaaaaatg AACCACAATTGGCCGCCAATCAGGATCACTTggttcgaaaaatattttcaaagtttcgacGTAACCCGCCAACAGGACCACGAGAAGGACAAACACAAAGTGACGTGGAAAAGGGTGACAACGAACCTGAACGTGGAAAA CTGCCAGCAAAGTTAACGCTAACGGAAGACACACGTATTATGTCATCTGTACCATCACCTTCTCCGTCTCCATCACCATCATCCGGACCACCATCTGCACGAAGCACACGTGCAAGCAAATGGGGCCGTTTACTCGGAAGTTCAAGTGTTGATTCGGCAAGTGATACCAGCACTAAAGTGGCTGTGTCTAGAAGTTTGAGTGCACGTGAAAGTTTACGAGAAAGTGCTCAAGGTCGACAAGGTAGTACGTCCAGCAGTAACGGCGGTCAAGGCAACAAG GTGTTTCCGAAAGCTGCAAAATTATCGCCTGGTCCAGCGTCACTAGCTCGACAAGACACTATTGATGAGAGTGGTGAAGGAGACCAGTTATCCGCAACAGGTGTGCTTCCACGAGAAGGTAGACAAAGCTTACAAATCGACAGACCACCACTAGAACGCCAGCCAACCGAACGCGATCGTCTTTTAGATCCGGCATCCATACAGCGAGAGCGAGAACGCATCGAACGAAATCTATCAATGGAACGAGAACGTCAAATCGAAATGGCATCGTCCCGGGCAACCACATCCGACACATATGACACAGGGCTTCGTGAACAGCCCATAACACTGGCACAGCGAGACCTAATAGCAACCGTTTTAGACATGAAAGTGGATGTTCGTTTAGAAATGCAACGAATGTCTCAACGAATGGGCCGGGTTGAAGATCTCCTATCGGAATTAATCAAACGAGTGTCAATGGACTCATCAGGTCAAAGTACGCCAGCTGACGAGACTATTCAAAATATAACAACGGCTGTAACGACACCAACATCATCAGTTAGTCAGACAACTCCAACTGCGACGGCCACAGCAGCAGTGGCTGGGACTAGCTCGGGAGGCAATGGACTGGGACCGATTCTGCTCCGAAAGCGACGCTCAAAGAGCAGGAAGGCACCAGCGCCTCCCAAGACTAGTCCAGAACAGACACGACTGCTGGAGGCCGATCTACCGTCAACATCCACAGCTAGAAAACGTGAATTTCTCTAG
- the LOC119074605 gene encoding uncharacterized protein LOC119074605 — protein sequence MDSPATKRKKCSADPTESIEPLLSTSVSIPLKTNGRANANPIDIFALNGDCLRNVCDYCSFADLYNMCIASDKLEIQIVQNAVRGRTVKFSELADSCNILDVFRIFGSNMTKLDIAEKDIQYKERKFSKFDEILRLISTHCSMDTIKHLTLQYCSGTTIKKRFLYASLPFFRGIDSLKIAETDQYSSDDCINYFESNCDYNPDVNNFVERIVSNAVNISSLQLHNLKLSGRLFYLQHMDNLKELSLDGCNIRVPDAFLSFVRGKPNLQSLTWSNSSLRGMDTNRSHSSNFVYELVAESMPDLAAFHYYPNEGFINDSDKYDSEFLFRMPDYSHLAKFNNLKELSIPGVTIAGLNVLAQKNTVEKLLTCFSKAPSNRNNSAYDFKFLQSFSSLKCIQLFTSFDDRAQKFNKELLTKAQYLTECYLDFFQIDEQLITIALESARNLSKLHISFRRGRFSTALYAKLRAIRSKHSSARSPLVICLEKKLAKQLLSRLKTNYRPDVIAVHDSV from the exons ATGGATAGCCCGGCTACGAAGCGAAAG AAATGTTCGGCCGATCCTACGGAATCCATAGAACCATTGCTATCCACATCTGTTTCCATACCATTAAAGACCAATGGCCGAGCTAATGCAAATCCAATCGATATATTTGCGTTGAATGGTGATTGTCTACGGAATGTGTGCGATTATTGTAGCTTCGCCGACCTGTATAATATGTGCATAGCAAGTGATAAACTGGAAATTCAAATCGTACAAAACGCTGTCAGAGGGCGTACCGTTAAGTTCAGCGAACTGGCTGATAGCTGTAACATTTTGGATGTTTTTAGAATATTCGGCTCGAACATGACCAAATTGGACATAGCCGAGAAGGATATTCAATACAAAGAacggaaattttcaaaatttgatgaaattttgcGACTGATATCGACTCACTGTTCGATGGACACCATAAAGCATTTGACTTTGCAGTACTGCAGTGGGACTACCATCAAGAAACGTTTTCTGTATGCATCGCTTCCGTTCTTTCGTGGCATCGATTCGCTAAAAATTGCCGAAACGGATCAGTATTCATCCGACGATTGCATCAATTATTTCGAATCCAACTGCGACTACAATCCGGACGTGAATAACTTCGTCGAGCGCATTGTATCGAATGCGGTCAACATCAGTTCACTTCAGCTGCATAATCTGAAGCTATCGGGACGATTGTTTTATCTGCAACACATGGATAATTTGAAGGAACTATCCCTGGACGGTTGTAACATACGTGTTCCCGATGCATTTCTGTCGTTTGTGCGTGGAAAACCGAATTTGCAATCGCTGACGTGGAGTAACTCGTCGTTGCGTGGCATGGACACAAATAGATCgcattcgtcaaatttcgtgtACGAATTGGTCGCTGAGAGTATGCCAGATTTGGCAGCTTTTCATTATTATCCAAACGAAGGTTTCATCAACGACAGTGACAAATACGACAGCGAATTTCTGTTCCGAATGCCCGACTATAGTCACCTTGCCAAGTTTAACAATTTGAAAGAATTATCGATTCCTGGAGTGACCATTGCAGGTTTGAATGTCCTCGCACAGAAGAACACCGTTGAAAAACTGCTAACCTGCTTTTCGAAAGCGCCTTCCAATCGAAACAACAGTGCCTATGACTTCAAATTCTTGCAAAGTTTTAGTAGTTTGAAATGCATCCAACTATTCACATCATTTGACGATAGGGCTCAGAAATTTAACAAGGAACTTCTGACAAAAGCACAATATCTAACGGAGTGCTATCTGGACTTCTTTCAAATTGACGAACAGCTGATAACAATAGCCCTTGAATCAGCTCGAAATCTGTCGAAGTTACACATTTCGTTCAGAAGAGGTAGATTTTCGACCGCTTTGTACGCGAAACTACGAGCGATCAGATCGAAACACAGTTCAGCCAGAAGTCCGTTGGTTATTTGTCTGGAGAAAAAATTGGCAAAACAGTTACTGTCTCGGTTAAAAACAAACTACCGACCGGATGTTATTGCAGTACATGATTcagtttaa
- the LOC119074563 gene encoding potassium voltage-gated channel protein eag isoform X2 yields the protein MPGGRRGLVAPQNTFLENIIRRSNSQPDSSFLLANAQIVDFPIVYCNESFCKISGYNRAEVMQKSSRCGFMYGELTDKETVSRLEYSLENQQQDQFEVLLYKKNKTPLWLLLQVAPIRNERDLVVLFLLTFRDITALKQPIDTEDTKGGLSKFAKLARSVTRSRQFSAHLPTLKDPTKQSNLATMMSLSADIMPQYRQEAPKTPPHILLHYCAFKAIWDWVILCLTFYTAIMVPYNVAFKNKTSEDVQLLVVDSIVDVIFFIDIVLNFHTTFVGAGGEVVSDPKVIRVNYLKSWFIIDLLSCLPYDVFNAFDHDDDGIGSLFSALKVVRLLRLGRVVRKLDRYLEYGAAMLILLLCFYMLVAHWLACIWYSIGRSDADNGFQVSWLWKLANLTQTPYGYVKHNETTEYTELTYGPSRSTMYITALYFTMTCMTSVGFGNVAAETDNERVFTICMMIIAALLYATIFGHVTTIIQQMTSATAKYHDMLNNVREFMKLHEVPKALSERVMDYVVSTWAMTKGLDTEKVLNYCPKDMKADICVHLNRKVFNEHPAFRLASDGCLRALAMEFIMSHSAPGDLLYHTGESIDSLCFIVTGSLEVIQDDEVVAILGKGDVFGDQFWKDSAVGQSAANVRALTYCDLHAIKRDKLLEVLDFYQAFANSFARNLVLTYNLRHRLIFRKVADVKREKELAERRKNEPQLAANQDHLVRKIFSKFRRNPPTGPREGQTQSDVEKGDNEPERGKLPAKLTLTEDTRIMSSVPSPSPSPSPSSGPPSARSTRASKWGRLLGSSSVDSASDTSTKVAVSRSLSARESLRESAQGRQGSTSSSNGGQGNKVFPKAAKLSPGPASLARQDTIDESGEGDQLSATGVLPREGRQSLQIDRPPLERQPTERDRLLDPASIQRERERIERNLSMERERQIEMASSRATTSDTYDTGLREQPITLAQRDLIATVLDMKVDVRLEMQRMSQRMGRVEDLLSELIKRVSMDSSGQSTPADETIQNITTAVTTPTSSVSQTTPTATATAAVAGTSSGGNGLGPILLRKRRSKSRKAPAPPKTSPEQTRLLEADLPSTSTARKREFL from the exons AAACTCCATTATGGCTCCTGCTTCAGGTGGCACCAATCCGAAACGAACGAGACTTAGTTGTGTTATTTCTATTAACATTTCGTGATATTACCGCACTTAAGCAACCAATTGACACTGAGGACACTAAAGGAG GATtatcaaaatttgcaaaacttGCCCGATCCGTCACACGTAGTCGTCAATTTAGCGCTCACCTACCTACACTGAAAGATCCAACCAAACAATCCAATTTAGCAACG ATGATGTCCTTAAGTGCCGACATTATGCCACAATATCGACAAGAAGCACCAAAAACTCCCCCACACATTCTTCTGCATTACTGTGCATTTAAAGCAATTTGGGATTGGGTGATATTATGCTTAACTTTTTATACTGCTATTATG GTACCATATAATGTAGCTTTTAAGAATAAGACCTCAGAAGATGTTCAATTACTCGTAGTTGACTCTATCGTAGatgtaatatttttcatagatATTG tattaaattttcacacaaCTTTTGTTGGTGCGGGCGGTGAAGTGGTGAGTGACCCGAAAGTAATTCGTGTCAACTATCTAAAATCCTGGTTTATTATTGATTTGCTCAGCTGTTTGCCTTACGATGTTTTCAATGCTTTCGACCACGACGACGAT GGAATTGGTTCATTATTCAGTGCACTTAAAGTAGTACGATTACTAAGACTTGGACGTGTCGTTCGTAAATTGGATCGATACTTAGAATATGGTGCTGCTATGTTAATTCTATTACTTTGTTTTTATATGCTTGTTGCTCATTGGCTGGCATGCATTTGGTATTCGATCGGTCGCAGTGATGCTGATAatgga TTCCAAGTCAGTTGGTTGTGGAAATTGGCTAATCTTACACAAACACCGTACGGCTATGTGAAGCATAATGAAACAACTGAATATACAGAACTTACATACGGGCCGTCTAGATCAACAATGTACATTACGGCGCTGTATTTCACCATGACATGCATGACTTCC GTTGGATTCGGAAATGTTGCTGCCGAAACCGACAATGAGAGAGTATTCACCATTTGCATGATGATTATTGCAG CCCTCCTCTACGCCACCATTTTCGGTCACGTTACCACCATCATCCAACAAATGACCTCAGCCACTGCCAAATATCATGATATGTTGAACAATGTCCGTGAGTTTATGAAATTGCATGAAGTGCCAAAAGCCCTCAGCGAGCGTGTAATGGATTATGTGGTCAGTACATGGGCTATGACAAAGGGCTTGGATACGGAAAAG GTACTAAATTATTGTCCAAAAGATATGAAAGCAGACATCTGTGTTCATTTGAATCGTAAAGTGTTTAACGAGCATCCAGCTTTTCGTTTAGCTTCCGATGGTTGCCTACGTGCATTGGCAATGGAATTTATTATGTCTCATTCGGCGCCAGGTGATTTACTCTATCACACCGGCGAAAGTATAGACAGTTTGTGTTTTATTGTTACGGGAAGTTTAGAAGTAATTCAGGACGATGAAGTGGTTGCGATACTAG GTAAGGGAGACGTTTTCGGAGACCAATTTTGGAAAGATTCGGCTGTGGGTCAAAGCGCCGCTAATGTTAGAGCATTAACTTATTGTGATCTGCACGCTATAAAACGTGACAAATTACTCGaagttttagatttttatcAGGCTTTTGCTAATAGCTTCGCTAGGAATTTAGTCCTGACGTATAATCTCAGGCATCGccttatttttcgaaaagtagCTGATGTTAAACGAGAGAAAGAATTAGctgaacgaagaaaaaatg AACCACAATTGGCCGCCAATCAGGATCACTTggttcgaaaaatattttcaaagtttcgacGTAACCCGCCAACAGGACCACGAGAAGGACAAACACAAAGTGACGTGGAAAAGGGTGACAACGAACCTGAACGTGGAAAA CTGCCAGCAAAGTTAACGCTAACGGAAGACACACGTATTATGTCATCTGTACCATCACCTTCTCCGTCTCCATCACCATCATCCGGACCACCATCTGCACGAAGCACACGTGCAAGCAAATGGGGCCGTTTACTCGGAAGTTCAAGTGTTGATTCGGCAAGTGATACCAGCACTAAAGTGGCTGTGTCTAGAAGTTTGAGTGCACGTGAAAGTTTACGAGAAAGTGCTCAAGGTCGACAAGGTAGTACGTCCAGCAGTAACGGCGGTCAAGGCAACAAG GTGTTTCCGAAAGCTGCAAAATTATCGCCTGGTCCAGCGTCACTAGCTCGACAAGACACTATTGATGAGAGTGGTGAAGGAGACCAGTTATCCGCAACAGGTGTGCTTCCACGAGAAGGTAGACAAAGCTTACAAATCGACAGACCACCACTAGAACGCCAGCCAACCGAACGCGATCGTCTTTTAGATCCGGCATCCATACAGCGAGAGCGAGAACGCATCGAACGAAATCTATCAATGGAACGAGAACGTCAAATCGAAATGGCATCGTCCCGGGCAACCACATCCGACACATATGACACAGGGCTTCGTGAACAGCCCATAACACTGGCACAGCGAGACCTAATAGCAACCGTTTTAGACATGAAAGTGGATGTTCGTTTAGAAATGCAACGAATGTCTCAACGAATGGGCCGGGTTGAAGATCTCCTATCGGAATTAATCAAACGAGTGTCAATGGACTCATCAGGTCAAAGTACGCCAGCTGACGAGACTATTCAAAATATAACAACGGCTGTAACGACACCAACATCATCAGTTAGTCAGACAACTCCAACTGCGACGGCCACAGCAGCAGTGGCTGGGACTAGCTCGGGAGGCAATGGACTGGGACCGATTCTGCTCCGAAAGCGACGCTCAAAGAGCAGGAAGGCACCAGCGCCTCCCAAGACTAGTCCAGAACAGACACGACTGCTGGAGGCCGATCTACCGTCAACATCCACAGCTAGAAAACGTGAATTTCTCTAG